Genomic DNA from Schistosoma haematobium chromosome 1, whole genome shotgun sequence:
GCCTGCTTTCTATCAAACCTGAAAACTCTAATTTTCTCGATTCCGGTTTTTTCATAGCAAATCAGTTGTTGGATAACCAGAAGTGCCCTCGACAATTACTTTATATAAAcgtttacaaaaatgaaattAGGAGAAATTTAGATAAAACACTTATCTTACCGAGGGTTTTACCTAGTCCTGGGGCTACAATTAAATGCCCTATGTTTAGAAACTTTTTGTAGGCAGCGATAATTGCTTTGAGATGAACTGGGAACTGTAGAGTGACCAGTCTGCCACATCCTTCTTCACTTGTCTACAACATATTCTTTTGATAGTGCATATACCTTTTGAATATTTTCGATGCTAACAACTGAGATTTTAAGCTCCTCCGTCACATCTACAACACGTTTTAAATCGGACTCGGTACAAGTAACAATGGCTGTTATTCCAGCATTACTGATCATGATAATGTGATGAAAAAATGACTTACCTCTTAATATTAGTTGTACACACTCCTACTCCTGTGGAAATGACGAAGTCTCCGAAATTTTCGTTCATAACAACGGTTAACCTGGATAAATTTTGAGTAATTGGTGATCGAGATAAACTCTCTCTCCGATTAACAGCTATAGAACAATATTAAGTTAGTCTGAATTTACCTAATGGTTCTAAAAGCCAATCGTTGATACCTCCAAGTTTTGCATCAAGCCCGGTGTGTGGTGAGAATACACCGATTTTGTTTTCTATACAACGTACAACTATACGCTCTTTCCAATGCTGTTGCGTAAGCTTTTTAAGAGGAGAGAAAATTGGTGGATGGTATGAAACGATCAGACCACATTTTTGAGAAATCGCCTCATCGAGTACTTGTTCTGTTAAATCATTTGTGATAAAAATCCTGTCCACATGGTGTGGAATAGAAGGTTCTATTAGGAGACCGACATTATCCCACTTTTCGGCCAAGTGTGGTAAGCAATATGCATCCAACAATTTAACAATTTTGGTAAGCTCCATTCCTTTATGGGCAAACTTTGAAAGGAACATGTATTAACAAAATCGAGAACAGGATGACAAACTAGCAATAAAAATGAGCAAATTACTTTACAATAAAAATCGCAAAAGTCAAGATGAGGtacacaaaactggaaagtagAGATAACAGCAAAATTATCTTGCGAAAAAAATTTTGGAAGTGTATTTGCCTCAATATTGGCAAAATAACAGAAGGTAAACATATTTTAATGCTTTTATTTATAAGAGTGAAGATATAGATTTTCAACGATTTGGAGAATTAAATGCCTAAAACTCACACCAAGATGCGGAATTAGGCTGCCTATAAAATCAATTCAGTCGTttataataagtaaaatacgACGAAGACATATATACCTCTAAAACAATACTTTTAAATAATACGGAGGCTAAGCTTGAGGATATTTTAAAAAGTGTGAAAAGCGTTAACTCTTCTCACGTCATAGATTAATTGGTAAATCATGTGTGTATTTCGCACAAGTCTACAGTTATAAATCTCTCCAAACGAAATAAAGTACACAGGACGATCCAGTTTTTCCGAAAAAATGTAGCACTGCTTTTATCACATAAATGTggctagtatatatatatatatatatatatatatatatatatatatatatatatatatatatatatatatatattagatgaGTAAATGGAAAATACACTAAGTAATGAAACACAGGATATGGCTCAACGAAGACTGATTTCAAACGATTACCACGTAGAATGATACGCAAAGTTCTACATGGATACTTAGTGAGGTCTCTCACACCGACAAGCCGTTGTCACCTCAAACCGCCTGGGgcgaccttggtattaacatgtcttatcttttcctTCCGTCTAGGACTGATAATAAGAGGACACTCGAAGaaagttgaaaaacagaaatcaaatcgtttacgtctggagtttcgtttTTCGCAttgagtagtgaattactggaattccctAACGggacacgtaatatcagcaacttctgttgatatattcaaaacgagatggGACCTCCACagcattacaaactgcaaggattaatataggtggATAGACCCCCCATCCTTATTACTTGAGGTAGCTCCCGAGGTTCCCATCCTCAAACGGCCTCGGCACTTTCACATTGATCCTGACAGAAACACCAGATGTAAAGAAGGCAATACGGGGAAGGGACGCATATTTGCTGTCACAAAGTAtttgcattatatatatatacatatatatatagccttATGTCGTCTGTTTGCACCTATCAGTGTGTATTGCTTTTAGACAAGTCATATCATATCCGACATTTATCTGACACTTCTTCGGATTACCTCTTTTTGAATTTTCATAAATCTCACTATGCTAACAACAACCACTCATGATAAGCCTATATCGTCCCCGCCATGCTCCCAACAGATATGTCTTTTTGCGAGGTTTTTAAATCCTCTTATTCCACATCAACTTTCACATTAACGTTGCTTACGCATAGGTTTCATTATATCATCTCTAGGCCAGTCGTATTTAACAAGTATCTGAACTGCGTACTGCATTTCGCACCAAACCTATCATGGTTCTTACGGCTAATGAGACTCAACTCCGGTTCGTAACTCGACATTAAGCAAGCACGCTTTAAGAACGGAAGGTTCGGCACCCAACGTGGTTTGTATTTCTCGAACTTTTGATGTATCCCTATGTGGCAAAAGAACCATTTTTTGTCAAAAGAATCTTTCCTGAGCCTAACGTTCAGTAGATTACTTTTCTTCATGACTTTAATCCCAACTACTAGCTAACTATGGATTTACCTCAGCTTATAATGCGCGCTCCACAGTTTTCCACACCAAGGTTATCTTTAGTAGATCCTAACATTTTATACCACTGGCTTTTATCCATTTCAGGTACATTTATTTCACGGTCGTGAACCACTGAAAGGATTAATACAAACACCTATATTTAATAATGTAAGCCATCTGGAAGCAGTTGTAGCGTAAATAAAGCCCCAAAACAAATGGTTTTGACATTTAATACTGACCTCATCAGTTTTACCGGACTCACTCAACTGAAGGTACTCGGTCAAACATTCTCACCAGACGACGCGTGGGTAAATCCTGCTACTCATCCCTTGCAACTGTTAGCCGGAATAGATCAAACGTTTCTCGACATATCGATAGCCTACCAAATATATTTTAGAGCTCCTTCAATTCTGACTTCTGATATGAATGGGTTGACATACCACCGCCACCTTAACTACTCTTTTCATCACCCTAGACACCTTTTAAGTTATTTTTATGGGCCAGTAATTTTCAATATTTGCTTCAGGacctgttttaattttgggaatgatatgttTATTATTCCCGGCAGTAAGAtaacacgctgaagagagtgatatcACAAGTAGTTTGAGAAGAAAAACACACTTATCACCACCTCCACATTTAAGCGTTCTTCCCGGAATACTATCTGTTTCATCCGTATCGGGGTATTTCAATGTATTAATTTTGTACATTGAAgtctacattagtaatttcacagggaggtactgggattggttctgaatcattTAGCGGTTTTTCGTTAGTTAATGAGAAACAAAATTGTTCACTAAATAGTTCCGTAACAAGTTTAGGATCTTCGTATATTTGTTTGTCTTTAATAAATATGTTCCACCTCGATTAGAACGTTTAACTTTTTTTGAACGAGTATGGTGAGTGCtgaggagttattattaagttcgaCAGCATGTTTTTCCTGTGCAACTGTTTTGTGTGTACGTATCGCCTCTATTCGGACCAATATTCCTGTCATCGTTACTAAGGAGCGaaagtcatttaagttgtggaatcgagtacaatgtctttAAAGACGTCTTCCTGTACCGACCGGTATATACAGATCTTTAGAGAACATAGGTCTCCAGTATTCTGAAATTGTG
This window encodes:
- the NIF3L1_1 gene encoding NGG1 interacting factor (EggNog:ENOG410V7CE~COG:S), giving the protein MELTKIVKLLDAYCLPHLAEKWDNVGLLIEPSIPHHVDRIFITNDLTEQVLDEAISQKCGLIVSYHPPIFSPLKKLTQQHWKERIVVRCIENKIGVFSPHTGLDAKLGGINDWLLEPLAVNRRESLSRSPITQNLSRLTVVMNENFGDFVISTGVGVCTTNIKSNAGITAIVTCTESDLKRVVDVTEELKISVVSIENIQKTSEEGCGRLVTLQFPVHLKAIIAAYKKFLNIGHLIVAPGLGKTLDCSIKTVAVCAGSGGSPLCQTPASFAADLFITGELSHHDRLEAVSRGISIILAGHSVTERGFFRERFIPDFRHLLSTVHNAGEIPHLELLLSDADHEPGFVV
- the NIF3L1_1 gene encoding NGG1 interacting factor, variant 3 (EggNog:ENOG410V7CE~COG:S), which encodes MELTKIVKLLDAYCLPHLAEKWDNVGLLIEPSIPHHVDRIFITNDLTEQVLDEAISQKCGLIVSYHPPIFSPLKKLTQQHWKERIVVRCIENKIGVFSPHTGLDAKLGGINDWLLEPLAVNRRESLSRSPITQNLSRLTVVMNENFGDFVISTGVGVCTTNIKSNAGITAIVTCTESDLKRVVDVTEELKISVVSIENIQKVYALSKEYVVDK
- the NIF3L1_1 gene encoding NGG1 interacting factor, variant 2 (EggNog:ENOG410V7CE~COG:S); amino-acid sequence: MELTKIVKLLDAYCLPHLAEKWDNVGLLIEPSIPHHVDRIFITNDLTEQVLDEAISQKCGLIVSYHPPIFSPLKKLTQQHWKERIVVRCIENKIGVFSPHTGLDAKLGGINDWLLEPLGKFRLT